A single region of the Cucumis melo cultivar AY chromosome 3, USDA_Cmelo_AY_1.0, whole genome shotgun sequence genome encodes:
- the LOC103487960 gene encoding uncharacterized protein LOC103487960, whose translation MKSELSPTMAALKKDTSSESAFSFFFFLSKKARYKFWALAAILLLAFWSMFTGSVSLKWSAGTFARFYDGPLKPIFDDLDILEVEDRERDVRHMWNLYTHGGGGRLPRFWSEAFEAAYEDLIGDDPGLRDAALLEIARMSLQSVHVDVDPISMKPKGESKLKSGSKQKQIG comes from the exons ATGAAATCCGAGCTTTCACCCACTATGGCCGCCCTCAAGAAGGACACCTCATCAGAATCtgccttctccttcttcttcttcctctcaaAAAAAGCTCGCTACAAGTTCTGGGCCTTAGCTGCCATTCTCCTCCTCGCCTTCTGGTCCATGTTCACCGGCTCTGTTTCGCTTAAATGGTCCGCCGGAACCTTCGCCAGATTCTATGACGGTCCTCTCAAGCCGATCTTCGACGATCTCGACATTCTG gaagTTGAAGACCGGGAGAGGGATGTTCGGCACATGTGGAATTTGTACACACACGGTGGCGGTGGGCGGTTGCCGCGATTCTGGTCGGAGGCATTTGAAGCGGCGTATGAGGATTTGATCGGCGACGATCCCGGCCTTCGAGATGCTGCACTTTTGGAGATCGCTAGAATGTCTTTGCAATCTGTTCATGTTGATGTTGACCCAATTTCGATGAAACCGAAG GgtgagagcaaattgaagagcGGCTCAAAGCAAAAGCAAATTGGATGA
- the LOC103487956 gene encoding transcription repressor OFP8-like, whose protein sequence is MAKSFKLRVRLFISSFRFCRPKHLRALTFPKTSSPENFHYKKQIPTNPKFCSCYSNPPSPPPSTPVDLFADFPKEKSTSICNSCKLKSFARKNGLLQGKENRAETEHGITNEENERSALFSWITRKGSKIKKKLKKTGLKSKPFKANGYREEESEGTEALVNSSMSFSDDVSPVKRSKRATCLRKLEGKMGKSFVQVKRSKEPQEDFKRSMVQMILEKEIFETKGLEELLQCYLTLNSPEYHRIIVGAFSEVWEFLFCDSHSNKAVQCD, encoded by the coding sequence ATGGCGAAAAGCTTCAAGCTCAGAGTCCGTCTCTTCATCTCCTCTTTCCGATTCTGCCGCCCCAAACATCTACGTGCTTTAACATTCCCCAAAACCTCTTCGCCGGAAAATTTCCACTACAAGAAGCAAATTCCGACAAACCCCAAATTCTGCAGCTGTTACTCCAATCCACCCTCACCACCCCCGTCAACGCCGGTGGATTTATTTGCAGACTTTCCCAAAGAAAAGTCCACATCAATCTGCAATAGCTGCAAATTGAAATCATTCGCTCGAAAAAACGGACTATTGCAAGGGAAAGAAAACAGAGCCGAAACGGAGCATGGAATTACCAACGAAGAGAATGAACGTTCTGCTCTATTTTCTTGGATAACTAGAAAGGGATCAAAAATTAAGAAGAAATTGAAGAAGACGGGGCTTAAAAGCAAGCCATTCAAGGCGAATGGCTACAGGGAAGAGGAAAGCGAAGGAACAGAGGCGTTGGTGAACTCTTCGATGAGTTTCTCCGACGATGTATCACCGGTGAAGAGAAGTAAAAGAGCGACGTGCCTGAGGAAATTGGAAGGGAAAATGGGGAAGAGCTTTGTGCAGGTGAAGAGATCGAAGGAACCACAAGAAGATTTCAAGAGGTCAATGGTACAGATGATATTGGAGAAGGAGATTTTTGAAACGAAGGGGTTGGAGGAGCTGTTGCAATGTTATTTGACATTGAACTCGCCGGAGTATCATCGGATTATCGTCGGAGCTTTTTCTGAGGTTTGGGAGTTTCTGTTCTGTGATTCCCACTCGAACAAGGCTGTTCAATGTGACTGA
- the LOC103487957 gene encoding uncharacterized protein LOC103487957, producing the protein MELRSFCHLHYIHAIKGGVVNKILNINRGKPAVVFKKLTDIYGSIDDEAREPLPTRGSREGLEENTLHGCEFKVDSQVLYAERTLCNDEPEISDSDSKGDSDVQKSDFEVDSMTLKQIMEGCKKRKLSQSRSVDSSKEKTKTCFKQKLDHSFMLTEEDDSDLNIALSIWKSKLSKRRKLKTKCEESRISTSSQWDQTIGSSDPTDSDEDLLPSGSNLPLPVDVKVETPEIDVTEIQNTNHTIEECSLFCDENINFCLSYGPVGPNDLNLDIGLTASEKEAEYCVLNSACYEYFEGYEPGTFQMVGESSTKWMNEDKLEVHKTHHSDFSASESMKGQYTPSYISNSSISEAIPLTKEQCSGSYISPDNSITNVAMCQNSSKGMSEVIALTEEQCCDTYISEGKPLTHEATCLNNGEGSTHMHALTNLNSLEAPEMSHGAEVCLTENSYKDELAVDDERSIPKKSSCDSNLSPDHGKCISTSSISDRNSGSDQRLISDDECPAKERQPQMSDCSDSERNTSPNSHLDGSVDKFNQFEEPKRHPTRLLSTRTTISPTSQERLSKAMKSMRLHDKECKTYGVKPHFKQTKYAVGAAEECDQTKQVHSDIYQEKNIRKSKKRSFHSSSTTKVPQATVQNCSESAITFTQRQMQDIECLALKLTSQLKSMKAIVEDRLHVEGNKSTSFKFNADEVRTAIADATKAETSAKKWLSIMSRDCNRFCKIMNTTEHYSNASPAAIQKAKRKVTFADEAGGKLCEVRLIEDDVNAESSAEMSPENCETAQ; encoded by the exons ATGGAGTTGCGAAGTTTCTGTCATTTGCATTATATCCATGCCATTAAAGGCGGCGtagtaaataaaattttgaacaTCAACCGTGGAAAGCCTGCAGTCGTATTTAAGAAGCTTACTGACATATATGGATCTATAGATGACGAAGCCCGAGAACCACTCCCAACACGAGGGTCAAGAGAAGGTCTGGAAGAAAATACTCTTCATGGATGTGAGTTTAAGGTGGATTCCCAAGTTCTTTACGCGGAAAGAACACTATGCAATGATGAGCCCGAGATTTCTGATTCTGACAGTAAAGGTGATAGTGACGTGCAAAAGAGTGATTTTGAAGTTGATAGCATGACTTTAAAACAGATAATGGAAGGTTGCAAGAAAAGAAAGTTGAGCCAGTCAAGATCCGTTGACTCAAGTAAGGAAAAAACGAAGACATGTTTCAAACAAAAACTTGATCATTCATTCATGTTAACCGAGGAGGATGATAGTGATCTTAATATAGCGCTTAGCATCTGGAAATCTAAACTTTCAAAACGCAGAAAATTGAAAACCAAATGTGAAGAAAGCAGAATATCTACCAGTTCACAGTGGGACCAAACAATTGGAAGTTCCGACCCAACCGATAGTGATGAAGATCTGCTTCCCTCTGGTTCAAACCTACCCCTACCAGTAGACGTTAAAGTTGAAACTCCTGAAATCGATGTGACAGAAATCCAGAACACAAACCACACAATCGAAGAGTGTTCTCTATTTTGTGATGAAAATATAAACTTTTGTCTCAGTTATGGTCCTGTTGGACCTAATGATTTAAATTTAGATATAGGATTGACAGCATCTGAGAAAGAAGCTGAATATTGTGTTCTAAACAGTGCATGTTATGAATATTTTGAAGGATATGAACCCGGAACTTTTCAGATGGTAGGGGAATCCAGCACCAAGTGGATGAATGAAGATAAACTGGAGGTACACAAAACCCATCATTCAGATTTTTCTGCATCAGAGAGCATGAAGGGACAATATACCCCAAGTTATATATCCAATTCTAGTATATCAGAAGCTATTCCCTTGACTAAGGAACAGTGCTCTGGCTCTTATATTTCCCCAGATAATTCTATTACAAACGTGGCCATGTGTCAGAATAGCAGCAAAGGTATGTCAGAAGTAATTGCTCTGACCGAGGAACAGTGCTGCGACACTTATATTTCAGAAGGCAAACCTCTTACACACGAGGCCACATGCCTCAATAATGGTGAAGGCTCTACTCATATGCATGCATTGACCAATCTGAATAGCCTGGAAGCACCAGAGATGAGTCATGGAGCTGAAGTATGTTTAACTGAGAATAGTTATAAAGATGAGTTGGCAGTTGATGATGAAAGAAGTATTCCAAAAAAATCTAGCTGTGATAGTAACTTAAGCCCCGACCATGGAAAATGTATTTCAACAAGTTCTATCAGTGATCGTAACTCAGGTTCTGATCAGCGTTTGATATCTGATGACGAATGTCCAGCTAAGGAGAGACAACCACAAATGTCTGATTGCTCCGATTCAGAAAGAAATACTTCACCAAACTCTCATCTCGATGGTTCTGTGGAcaaatttaatcaatttgaagaaCCTAAACGCCATCCAACAAGGCTGTTATCAACAAGAACG ACCATTTCCCCAACATCTCAGGAAAGATTGTCCAAGGCTATGAAGTCTATGCGGTTACATGACAAAGAATGCAAAA CATATGGTGTCAAACCACATTTCAAGCAAACCAAGTACGCGGTTGGCGCAGCTGAAGAGTGTGACCAGACAAAACAAGTGCACTCCGATATATATCAAGAGAAAAATATAAGGAAATCTAAGAAGAGAAGTTTCCATTCATCGAGCACCACCAAAGTTCCTCAAGCTACGGTCCAAAATTGTTCAGAGAGTGCAATTACATTCACACAAAGGCAAATGCAGGACATAGAATGTCTTGCTCTGAAACTTACCAGTCAGTTAAAGTCAATGAAAGCAATTGTAGAAGACAGACTTCATGTTGAAGGCAACAAATCTACAAGTTTCAAGTTTAACGCAGATGAG GTGAGAACAGCCATTGCTGATGCCACAAAAGCGGAAACAAGTGCTAAAAAATGGCTTTCGATTATGTCAAGGGATTGCAACCGCTTTTGTAAAATAATG AATACAACCGAGCACTATTCAAATGCTTCTCCAGCTGCAATCCAGAAGGCGAAGAGGAAGGTTACATTTGCTGATGAAGCTGGTGGAAAGCTTTGTGAAGTTAGGTTGATTGAGGACGACGTCAATGCCGAGTCTTCTGCCGAAATGAGTCCAGAAAATTGTGAAACAGCCCAGTAA
- the LOC103487958 gene encoding uncharacterized membrane protein At1g75140-like has protein sequence MAIERKGRFFFIFFLFIFAFPHVSRVFVCSSNSFEQNQSEIEVPFEIKQYDLLKNLEELVRNLSDVVSKLELRLSDIPTAVNREKLNIDASRRVVPEVGKEKGKGKEDDPNDVGLDHKIQDGGRTRAVSVTKYSSFWSERFHFLSAVKLESDATCTNVLPLRDFEGNSKYVAVGDERGRIYVFVRNGDVAIELPTVPGSPITAMLSYMSIYKNETLLVTGHKNGGILMHRIWEGSNGEDLNLIFMERVVEFVATDSREDESQSQISLLELHHVGRTRYILSSDLRGKIKVFKEDGTVYGSVMPTSRPIAFLKQRLLFLTESGAGSLDLRSMKLRESECEGLNHSLVRNYVFDATERSKAYGFTSDGDLIHVLLLGDIMNFKCRVRSKRKFELDEPLAFQTIKGYLLVTSNEKVHVFNVSSHHYVRVGAPRLLFSAGLDEIKSSFLNYQNLDLESEANFYIPLISSDREKLVVLGLGGGYVGMYRSNLPIFKGEFNTMLWTSPVLFFILFLFGAWHFFAKKKEALTSWGPDDPFTATSPTTGAPMGTGSSERASFIDTPSRSTDVMDLRGGGGLRGPARRYGSPTGYPGGATSSFRPATTSDHSSRPAAVDPNYRAASELKFRGSPLEPPGFPKRREPLFANNQVVNQVVDDSN, from the coding sequence ATGGCGATTGAGCGGAAAGGCAGgttctttttcatattttttctattcattTTTGCTTTTCCCCATGTTTCTAGGGTTTTTGTATGTAGTTCCAACTCCTTTGAGCAGAATCAATCTGAAATTGAAGTCCCTTTTGAAATCAAACAGTATGATTTACTGAAAAATCTCGAAGAGTTAGTGAGAAACCTTAGCGATGTAGTTTCTAAGTTGGAGTTGAGGTTATCTGATATTCCCACGGCGGTGAATAGAGAGAAACTGAATATCGATGCTTCCAGACGGGTAGTGCCTGAGGTGGGGAAagagaaagggaaagggaaagaagATGATCCGAATGATGTTGGTTTAGACCATAAAATTCAAGATGGGGGTAGGACGAGAGCTGTTTCGGTGACCAAATATAGTTCATTTTGGTCTGAAAGGTTTCACTTTTTGTCTGCTGTGAAACTGGAGTCTGATGCTACTTGTACCAATGTCTTGCCTCTTAGGGATTTTGAGGGGAATAGTAAGTATGTTGCGGTTGGAGATGAGAGAGGGAGAATTTACGTGTTTGTGAGAAATGGAGATGTTGCCATTGAGCTTCCTACGGTGCCTGGATCTCCCATTACGGCAATGCTGTCGTATATGTCAATTTATAAGAATGAGACCCTTTTGGTTACTGGGCACAAGAATGGGGGGATCTTGATGCATCGGATTTGGGAGGGATCCAATGGGGaggatttgaatttgattttcatGGAACGTGTCGTGGAATTTGTGGCCACCGACAGTCGGGAAGACGAGTCACAGTCACAGATTTCTCTATTGGAATTGCATCATGTTGGAAGGACTAGGTACATTCTGTCTTCAGATTTGAGGGGAAAGATCAAGGTTTTCAAAGAAGATGGTACGGTTTATGGTTCTGTCATGCCTACAAGTAGGCCGATAGCATTCCTGAAGCAGAGGCTTTTGTTCTTGACAGAAAGTGGTGCAGGCTCATTGGATTTGAGAAGCATGAAACTTAGGGAGTCGGAATGTGAGGGATTGAATCATTCTCTTGTTCGGAACTACGTGTTTGATGCCACAGAGCGATCTAAAGCCTATGGTTTCACATCAGACGGTGATTTAATACATGTTTTGTTGTTGGGAGATATAATGAACTTCAAATGCAGGGTTAGATCTAAacggaagtttgagcttgatgaaCCGCTTGCTTTTCAGACAATTAAGGGTTATTTGCTTGTGACTAGCAATGAGAAGGTTCATGTTTTCAATGTGTCATCTCACCATTATGTTCGAGTGGGTGCACCAAGGCTTCTATTTTCGGCTGGTTTAGATGAAATCAAATCATCTTTTCTAAATTACCAGAATTTGGATTTAGAATCTGAAGCAAACTTTTATATACCCTTAATATCCAGTGACCGTGAAAAGCTTGTGGTTCTTGGACTCGGGGGTGGATACGTAGGAATGTATCGCTCTAATCTTCCAATTTTTAAAGGAGAGTTCAATACAATGCTCTGGACAAGCCCTGTTCTGTTTTTCATACTCTTTCTCTTTGGAGCTTGGCATTTCTTTGCCAAGAAGAAGGAGGCCCTCACATCATGGGGACCCGATGACCCTTTTACTGCCACTTCACCAACGACTGGAGCTCCAATGGGAACTGGATCCAGCGAGCGAGCATCTTTCATAGACACTCCTTCAAGAAGCACTGATGTGATGGATCTCAGAGGTGGTGGTGGCCTAAGAGGACCAGCACGCCGTTATGGTTCTCCCACGGGCTATCCAGGTGGGGCAACAAGTTCCTTTAGGCCAGCTACGACAAGCGACCATAGCTCGAGACCGGCTGCTGTTGATCCAAATTATCGAGCAGCTTCGGAGCTAAAATTCAGGGGCTCACCTCTAGAACCTCCCGGATTTCCGAAACGACGGGAGCCTCTATTTGCAAACAATCAAGTGGTTAATCAGGTGGTAGATGATAGCAATTAA
- the LOC103487955 gene encoding zinc finger protein ENHYDROUS-like encodes MVSAESNSPTAMVTASSPPAVDEVEIIDTVTPAKKKRNLPGMPDPTAEVIALSPKSLLATNRFVCEICNKGFQRDQNLQLHRRGHNLPWKLRQRTSNEIRKRVYVCPEPSCVHHNPARALGDLTGIKKHFSRKHCEKKWKCERCSKKYAVRSDWKAHMKTCGTREYKCDCGTLFSRRDSFITHRAFCDALAFASSDTNVIAATAVVASSPLATVPVSPGLSIQSSEPPDIPMGSLTPAATSLTSAVASTVNINSPTNGGGASFFAGVFSSPPPTVTSAPPNPPHQLTTGVNRSDGGNDPSTTAFEPTSLSLSTSLFLSCRASASSGSTSASSIFQDHTPHYSLSPQPAAMSATALLQKAAQMGVTSSNASSLLRASGLSLSQSPGPAISMTAGLGLGFGNEPTTRDLLGLGMGVGGGGGGGVSGNGISALFTSFDGCDVETASPYGGGGSNGL; translated from the exons ATGGTATCGGCAGAGAGTAATTCTCCAACGGCGATGGTTACCGCATCTTCCCCGCCAGCTGTTGATGAAGTCGAGATAATCGACACCGTGACTCCAGCAAAGAAGAAGCGGAATCTCCCAGGGATGCCAGATCCAACTGCGGAGGTTATAGCTCTGTCGCCAAAATCGCTTCTAGCAACAAACCGATTCGTGTGCGAGATCTGCAACAAAGGATTCCAGCGAGACCAGAACCTGCAGCTTCACCGGCGCGGCCACAACTTACCTTGGAAGCTCCGGCAAAGGACGAGCAACGAAATTCGAAAACGAGTCTACGTCTGTCCAGAACCTTCTTGCGTGCATCATAATCCGGCTAGGGCACTGGGCGACCTAACCGGCATTAAAAAGCACTTCTCTAGAAAGCACTGCGAGAAGAAGTGGAAGTGCGAGCGGTGCTCCAAGAAATACGCCGTTCGATCGGATTGGAAAGCGCATATGAAAACCTGTGGGACTAGAGAGTATAAATGCGATTGTGGAACTTTGTTTTCTAG gagGGATAGTTTCATTACGCATCGGGCTTTTTGCGATGCTTTGGCTTTCGCCAGCTCGGATACCAATGTTATTGCCGCCACCGCGGTGGTTGCTTCTTCGCCATTGGCCACCGTGCCGGTGTCTCCTGGTTTGTCAATTCAAAGCTCAG AACCACCGGACATTCCCATGGGGTCATTAACACCAGCAGCGACAAGCTTAACCTCAGCCGTGGCCTCCACCGTTAACATAAACAGCCCAACAAATGGCGGTGGTGCAAGCTTTTTCGCTGGTGTattttcttctcctcctcccACTGTTACAAGTGCTCCCCCTAATCCGCCCCATCAACTCACCACCGGCGTCAACCGATCAGACGGTGGCAATGATCCCTCTACCACCGCCTTTGAGCCCACATCGCTCTCTCTCTCAACATCCCTCTTCCTCTCATGTAGAGCCTCAGCCTCATCGGGCTCAACCTCAGCCTCTTCCATTTTCCAAGACCATACTCCACATTACTCTTTGTCCCCTCAACCCGCCGCCATGTCCGCCACTGCCTTGCTGCAGAAGGCTGCCCAAATGGGCGTCACCAGCTCCAACGCCTCCTCTTTGCTTCGTGCCTCTGGGTTATCGTTGTCGCAGTCTCCTGGCCCCGCCATCTCCATGACGGCTGGGCTCGGACTTGGATTCGGCAACGAACCCACCACGCGGGATCTCCTAGGACTGGGCATGGGTgtaggaggaggaggaggtggTGGGGTTTCCGGCAATGGTATTTCTGCTCTTTTCACGTCGTTTGATGGTTGTGACGTTGAAACTGCTTCGCCTTACGGCGGCGGCGGGAGTAATGGCTTATGA